The DNA region ctCTTTGAACAGAACGTATccttatttaataaaaaaagtttttacatgGCACACATGATGCTGATGATGTCGCTTTGCTGTGTGTTACAGAAAACGTCTTAACTCTCATCAGAACAGATAACTTAGATTTTATGGGCTTTAAATTACCTTTGTCTTTTAGATGCCAAGAAGATTTAGTGTAAAACATATCATAACTTCTCAATGTTGATctcaaagctttaaaaatggTCTCTTTACAAAAGACCTTGGTCTTTTTCTCCAACCATCTTATATAATTATGTATGTCAAATGCCAAAGTGTCCTATTTTCCTTGTCAACTCAATAACCCATAGCATATGACATTGTCTTGTTTGATTTTGTAGTAGGCTAAAATGAGGTAAAATTACATGTTAGGTAGGCCTACTAAATATCCTTAGATAAGCAGTGACCATGGATCAATAAACACAATAgattaaattaagttttatgaACTTGTGAAGTAAAACTGACCCTAGTTCACCTAAAACCACAGCAGACACATGGGTTCACTTTGTGATCAACAGCAGTGAATCATCAGAGTTTGCAGCCATTTTGAAACAGTTACAATCATTTCCAGAAGGTGAGTGTGCACCCAAACTAGTCTGTGGTATAAAACACAAAtggaaaataaatgtataaccAAAGCAAATTTGTGTCTGTCATTTTACATTGAATGTGAAGTAAACTGTaacatatatattattaaatactAAAGATAAGCAAATAATGTGGACAGAAAGTGTAAATATGTAGTGTGCTATGCAGTTACCACTCTAAAGTCTGCGCATCATTGGCCATCACATAGGCATCTTTGTTGAATGAAGATGTGAAATAGATAAAGCTGACTATCGTATCACAATTCATTTCAACAATCAAGTAATTATGAATTTTCATACCTTTCCAGTCACATTAAAGGAAAATAAATTGATTAAAGCTATCCCAGCAGGATTAGTAAACttagttattaatcattattaataataataatcgtaaataatcatcaaaatgtacAGGTAATAGTGTTTATTCCACCTTATGTCTGGATGGAGTTGACGTTTTAGACCGAAAAGGTAACAATATACATATTAGAGTCTTTCAATTAAAAAGGAAAACTACTCATAGGTAAATTCTATTGGGGTTCATTTGTCTTTTATGTAAATTGGAGAAAAGCTTAGCTTCTGCCAAGTAACATCTATGTTAAAGAAacccattttgaaatgtttcaCACAatcttttaactctttaatcTCTAAATATTCTGATATTTAAGATGTTTACTCATTTTGTGGTTTTGTGAAAGAAATTTATTTTATGATTGTTATTTCACCAGTCAATTTTGTATAAATTAGCTGTATAAATGCCTAATGTAGTGATGGGTGATGAAATGGTTCACCTCTAGGGGGAGAACCAGTGAACCAGTGTCTagaggtgaactcgggtcagttttagtATGTCAGTTCATCCTTCTGATTGATTGCACTACCATGTTgcctactttttgtttatagacaaatatttaatgttaaacatgtgcataatttaaagtAATACTAAATAAAACTACAAACACATAATACATTTCACTTAATGgctaaataatgtattattcttaaaaacatattttatataaaaaacctttgcagttattttttaaaatgttttgcctGAGATCCTGTTGCTTTTACAACGTTTTCACCAGAAGGTGGCGCCATATTAATTTGTTTCAAGCGCTTCGAATACCTTTTCTAAGCAGTTGCAATAAACTCTTGCAATACAACAGAAAAAGAACAACGCAatcaaaacaatacaatacaccTTAACAACCcaatgtccccacaaagataggaataccagtaaatTTTGACCTTGTGGGGGGACGTTTGtgaggtccccatgagaaaACAGGCTTATAAATCAAACCGAAGGACATTTCTTGAAAATGTAAAGTAGTAGAAAGTTTTaagtgatggttggggttagagtttggggaagggaatagaatatacagtttgtacggtATAAAAAAAACCATTACGTCAATGGAATATCCGGACGTCATTGGTCACGTGATATGGATAGAACGAATCAAGCATAGATAGAGAGGTTCACTAAAAAAAAATCGTTTGACGCGCATCGGAGCTTTGGTGTCACGGCCAACATCACTTGTTTGGGGCTTTATGGACAGAATGTCGTATTTAGTTCTATAAGGTGAAGTTAAATTACCAGACGAGAGAACTATAGGAAAACTACACTGCGATATATGTGTAGCAGAGTAACTTACTGCGCAACAACCTCAGACGAAACGAAAGTGAAAGTATTTCAGGTAAAAACGCGGCgcaatttcactttaaaacataTTGTAAAGTTATCGTATTTGTGTACATTCGAACACGACAGGAATGTTCAGGACTGAACTGTATTAAAGCATTTTACATTGTAAGTACATTTATTCAAGGCCAGCAGCGGACACGGAAGCAAAATGGATCGAAAACAGGTAGGCCTAATGTTACGTAAACGGAATAAAAAaagagtatttaaaagttcaaagACTGTTCATTTTTAACGTTACATTTAACTACGTTGTGGGAATTTATGTCCGAGGTTTCACCTTACTTGTTCTCAAACTTAAATGAAAGTAAAGGGAAAACAGCAATTACCCACCCAAGTTAGTCTACAACACTTTTAATGTTGTCGTGTACATGCTTTGGCACATTATGTGTTCAATAAGTTATGTGACACTCTATTTATGCTTAATCATAGACAGTAAGATATGATAGATTTTATGAGAAAAATGGATTTGTGGTGACTGGTGACATAAATTGTTGCTTAACCCAGGACAATGTCATTTATAAATGACGCTAATTATACACTGACTTACCCTAACCTATTTTATTCTCCcctattttattgcttataaaccttaaatattgttttgtgtatttgtatgtGATGTACTAATGAAGACTTAGATAACTGTTAATAGTGGATATGGACACACAAGATTCAGAGGAGGATGTTGGGAAGATGGAATGTGAACAGTAAGTTGAATTCCTTTTATATAGCTGGTAGTTTTATGCCTGGCTTTCTTTTGAACAGATGAGTTAAAATGCAAAGTAGGGGTTAGGAATCTTGACATGATAACTTTTCTATATTTGTACATGTTACCAAGATTGCTGCCTACAGTGTGCAGAGTGTTTCAAATTCAAATTCTTAGTAAGCAGCTGCCTATGTGAGCAGTAGGGAGGGAGGTGGCCCTTTTTTTGGTTGTAATTAATTTAgatatttatgttttgttttgctaTGAAAGGCTGAGACCAGATATGGCAACATCTCCAGCCCCTTCTTGCACATCTCTACAAAGTGATCATTCAATGGATAGACCAGTAAAGTTCAAAGAACGAACTCAAGATATAAGgtgaactttttttttacaaatttaaaatattttattatattttttgtgttgGAAAGGTTATTTTGGGTTGTAATTACTTTTTATATGTctgttttcttctgcttttaaaggCTGAGACGAGATAAATCAACATCTCCAGCGCCTTCATGCACATCTCTACAAAGTGATCATTCAATGGATCGACCAGTTAAGTTCCAAGAACGAACTCAAGATATCAGgtgaacattttttttacaaatttaaaatatttattatatttttttgtgttggaaatgttattttttggttGTAATTACTGttgatatttatgttttattctgGTATTAAAGGCTGAGACGAGATAAATCAACATCTCCAGCCCCTTCTTGCACATCTCTAAAAAGTGATCATTCAATGGATCGACCAGTTAAGTTCCAAGAACGAACTCAAGATATAAggtgaacatttttttttacaaatttaaaatatttattatattttttgtgttgGAAAGGTTATTTTTGGTTGtaattactttttatatttctgttttcttctgcttttaaaggCTAAGACCAGATATGGCAACATCTCCAGCCCCTTCCTGCACATCTCTACAAAGTGATCAGTCAATGGATCGACCAGTTAAGTTCCAAGAAAGAACACAAGATAtaaggtgaattttttttttttacaaatttaaaatatttattatatttttttgtgttggaaatgttattttttggttGTAATTACTGttgatatttatgttttattctgCTATTAAAGGCTGAGACGAGATAAATCAACATCTCCAGCGCTTTCATGCACATCTCTACAAAGTGATCATTCAATGGATCGACCAGTAAAGTTCCAAGAAAGAACACAAGAAATAAggtgaacatttttttttcaaatttaaaatatttattatattttttatgatggaaatgttatttttttgttgtaattacttttgatatttctgttttcttctgcttttaaaggCTAAGACCAGATATGGCAACATCTCCAGCCCCTTCTTGCACATCTTTACAAAGTGATCATTCAATGGATCGACCAGTAAAGTTCAAAGAACGAACTCAAGATATaaggtaaacattttttttttacaaatttaaaatatttattatatttttttgtgttggaaatgttattttttggttGTAATTACTGttgatatttatgttttattctgCTATTAAAGGCTGAGACGAGATAAATCAACATCTCCAGCGCCTTCATGCACATCTCTACAAAGTGATCATTCAATGGATCAACCAGTAAAGTTCCAAGAAAGAACACAAGAAATAAggtgaacatttttttttttacaaatttaaaatatttattatatttttttgtgttggaaatgttattttttggttGTAATTACTGttgatatttatgttttattctgCTATTAAAGGCTGAGACGAGATAAATCAACATCTCCAGCCCCTTCCTGCACATCTCTACAAAGTGATCATTCAATGGATCGACCAGTAAAGTTCCAAGAAAGAACACAAGATATAAGgtgaacattttttttacaaatttaaaatatttagtatatttttttgtgttggaaatgttatttttggttgtaattactttttatatttctgttttcttctgcttttaaaggCTAAGACCAGATATGGCAACATCTCCAGCCCCTTCCTGCACATCTCTACAAAGTGATCATTCAATGGATCGACCAGTTAAGTTCCAAGAAAGAACACAAGATAtaaggtgaatttttttttttttacaaatttaaaatatttattatatttttttgtgttggaaatgttattttttggttGTAATTACTGttgatatttatgttttattctgCTTTTAAAGGCTAAGACCACATGTGACAACATCTCCAGCGCTTTCATGCACATCTTTACAAAGTGATCATTCAATGGATCGACCAGTAAAGTTCAAAGAACGAACTCAAGATATaaggtaaacattttttttttacaaatttaaaatatttattatatttttttgtgttggaaatgttattttttggttGTAATTACTGttgatatttatgttttattctgCTATTAAAGGCTGAGACGAGATAAATCAACATCTCCAGCGCTTTCATGCACATCTCTACAAAGTGATCATTCAATGGATCGACCAGTAAAGTTCCAAGAAAGAACACAAGAAATAAggtgaacatttttttttcaaatttaaaatatttattatattttttatgatggaaatgttatttttttgttgtaattacttttgatatttctgttttcttctgcttttaaaggCTAAGACCAGATATGGCAACATCTCCAGCCCCTTCTTGCACATCTTTACAAAGTGATCATTCAATGGATCGACCAGTAAAGTTCCAAGAAAGAACACAAGAAATAAggtgaacatttttttttcaaatttaaaatatttattatatttttttgtgttggaaatgttatttttggttgtaattacttttgatatttctgttttcttctgcttttaaaggCTAAGACCAGATATGGCAACATCTCCAGCCCCTTCTTGCACATCTTTACAAAGTGATCATTCAATGGATCGACCAGTAAAGTTCCAAGAAAGAACACAAGATATAAGgtgaacattttttttacaaatttaaaatatttagtatatttttttgtgttggaaatgttatttttggttgtaattactttttatatttctgttttcttctgcttttaaaggCTAAGACCAGATATGGCAACATCTCCAGCCCCTTCCTGCACATCTCTACAAAGTGATCATTCAATGGATCGACCAGTTAAGTTCCAAGAAAGAACACAAGATAtaaggtgaatttttttttttttacaaatttaaaatatttattatatttttttgtgttggaaatgttattttttggttGTAATTACTGttgatatttatgttttattctgCTATTAAAGGCTGAGACGAGATAAATCAACATCTCCAGCGCTTTCATGCACATCTCTACAAAGTGATCATTCAATGGATCGACCAGTAAAGTTCCAAGAAAGAACACAAGAAATAAggtgaacatttttttttcaaatttaaaatatttattatattttttatgatggaaatgttatttttttgttgtaattacttttgatatttctgttttcttctgcttttaaaggCTAAGACCAGATATGGCAACATCTCCAGCCCCTTCTTGCACATCTTTACAAAGTGATCATTCAATGGATCGACCAGTAAAGTTCAAAGAACGAACTCAAGATATaaggtaaacattttttttttacaaatttaaaatatttattatatttttttgtgttggaaatgttattttttggttGTAATTACTGttgatatttatgttttattctgCTATTAAAGGCTGAGACGAGATAAATCAACATCTCCAGCGCCTTCATGCACATCTCTACAAAGTGATCATTCAATGGATCAACCAGTAAAGTTCCAAGAAAGAACACAAGAAATAAggtgaacatttttttttttacaaatttaaaatatttattatatttttttgtgttggaaatgttattttttggttGTAATTACTGttgatatttatgttttattctgCTATTAAAGGCTGAGACGAGATAAATCAACATCTCCAGCCCCTTCCTGCACATCTCTACAAAGTGATCATTCAATGGATCGACCAGTAAAGTTCCAAGAAAGAACACAAGATATAAGgtgaacattttttttacaaatttaaaatatttagtatatttttttgtgttggaaatgttatttttggttgtaattacttttgatatttCTGTTTTCTTCTGCATTTAAAGGCTAAGACCAGATATGGCAACATCTCCAGCCCCTTCTTGCACATCTTTACAAAGTGATCATTCAATGGATCGACCAGTAAAGTTCCAAGAAAGAACACAAGATATaaggtgaaatttttttttacaaatttaaaatatttattatatttttttgtgttggaaattttatttttggttgtaattacttttgatatttctgttttcttctgcttttaaaggCTAAGACCAGATATGGCAACATCTCCAGCCCCTTCCTGCACATCTCTACAAAGTGATCACTCAATGGATCGACCAGTAAAGTTCAAAGAACGAACTCAAGATAtaaggtgaatttttttttacacatttaaaagatttattatgttttttgtgttggaaatgttattttttggttgtaattacttttgatatttCTGTTTTCTTCTGCTATTAAAGGCTGAGACGAGATAAATCAACATCTCCAGCCCCTTCCTGCACATCTCTACAAAGTGATCATTCAATGGATCGACCAGTAAAGTTCCAAGAAAGAACACAAGATATAAggtgaacatttttttttttacaaatttaaaatatttattatgtttttttgtgttgGAAAGGTTATTTTTTGGTTGTAATTACTGTTGATATTTCTGTTTTATTCTGCTATCAAAGGCTGAGACCACATGTGACAACATCTCCAGCGCCTTCCTGCACATCTCTACAAAGTGATCATTCAATGGATCGACCAGTAAAGTTCAAAGAACGAACTCAAGATATAAggtgaacattttttttttacaaatttaaaagatttattatattttttgtgttgGGAAGGTTATTTTTTGGTTGTAATTGCttttgatatatgttttcttctGCTATTAAAGACTGAGACCAGATGTGACAACATCTCCAGCCCCTTTCTGCACATCTCTACAAAGTGATCATTCAATGGATCGACCAATAAAGTTCAAAGAAAGAACACAAGATATAAGGTGGGAAATCATTTTTAacaagttttgaaaagttggtTTCTGAATTTTTGTATTAAGCTTTGTACTTGCttggttaactctttcaccgccagcgtttttaaaaaaagttgccagccagtgccagcgtttttcatgattttcaccaaagtttaatgccttccagaaaatgttcttctttaaatatataaacatacaatataccaaatgaaagaacagaccctctgctttcaaacaaaacaaaccgTTTCAtgctacctttagtggttcttttgcaatcagcttttgaatatgggtaggtttttgcaaaaacaccatattttgagcaaaaagcagagataattccatttttgtgacggacttttcatagagatcccattcaatctttaaaacagacacggacatgcagcagcttgccatagggcaatacttccggttttaaaaagttgcggaagggcgccacctggtgggtaatagcggtattgcggaaagacggaaaatctcgtccttggtggggaagcgttttctcttaattgacgagatatctcgtcaatggcggggaaagagttaaagtatgAAAATGTCTTGTCTTGACTTTAACTCAAGAGCAGatgacttgagacttgacttgaaTTAAGGTGTAATACTCAACAATGACTTGAATGTTTTTcaaacacttaatataaatattaataaaatataaaaatgattgTGACGTTAATATGCAAAAATGTGCACCGTTTATGGTGTCTGAACAGAGCTCAAGTTTTAACTGTACAAGTACAAATCGCACCAAGTATAGACCATAGTCGAGCTCCGAAAACAGTAACTTTTGGCTTTAAAGACATTGAATTGGATTGTGTAATTAAAAAGATTCTCCATATTCACCATTTTTGCAATGCAATAATATCTGAAACCTCAAATTTCATTCAACATTTCAAGAACCACAAGGAAAGGTAAGGAAATCATTCAGTTATTTTTAATTTCACAATATTATCCGTGATTTGTAAACCACTTCTTGCAATCTTGCaatttaaagctccactgtgtaagatctactcccatctagctgtgaaagtctatatgacaagcaactgaataatactttctagccccccccccccattcggaacgcgttttaactcgtacggtggcccggccgtgtcatgccaaggttaacatggcttccagtagctacaaagcaaaaccaatgagaaaaaatgaacaatttgcaatgtcctttgcctgtgatccatcaaagcacacagatttatgtttaacatgaaaaaagtctgattgtcatgatatgtccgcttaaaatcacatacaaatagcaaccatgacgggtttaaatggacgcgaactaatattatgtcaaagtacaatgcttatgttttaagtaaacgttacaggtccgtgtatatgtaagagctttctctcatattggtgaaaaaagatcgcgcaactttcacacgcttgtaaaatgaaacgaaagacgcgcagatcagacgcttttatcagagtattatgtcagacattatgtcagagtacaatgcttatgttttaagtaaacgttaaatgtccgtgtatatgtaagagctttctctcatattggtgaaaaaagatcgcgcaactttcacaagcttgtaaaatgaaacgaaagacgcgcagatcagacgcttttatcagagcattatgtcagacattatgtcagagtacaaatgcttatgttttaagtaaacgttacatgtccgtgtatatgtaagagctctctctcatattggtgaaaaaagatcgcgcaactttcacacgcttgtaaaatgaaacgaaagacgcgcagatcaggcgcttttatcaatgaaaggctaaaatagggctgtcaccgtgtgtttgtgctagaggtcagaaaagatgcaAAACATTTATCtaagtacctcagattacataaatgggcggagagacgacGTGTGTCTGtttgaacacattaaaccacatgcatgtttacactaacaagtgttatgcataatcatgctaaagttagccaaggaactataaaacttcaagtttacaacatggactgtatagatgtaaacgaatatgctgaattacctgtggagaatatagaaagtgcaacttcagtgtcccttgagccccctcttggaaaactaactccaatagtgactttggtcttgatgtttttcctgtcacgttgtcgtttaaaatccccgtttcgcatccttggcgatttgtttta from Paramisgurnus dabryanus chromosome 8, PD_genome_1.1, whole genome shotgun sequence includes:
- the LOC135771883 gene encoding uncharacterized protein; amino-acid sequence: MDTQDSEEDVGKMECEQLRPDMATSPAPSCTSLQSDHSMDRPVKFKERTQDIRLRRDKSTSPAPSCTSLQSDHSMDRPVKFQERTQDIRLRRDKSTSPAPSCTSLKSDHSMDRPVKFQERTQDIRLRPDMATSPAPSCTSLQSDQSMDRPVKFQERTQDIRLRRDKSTSPALSCTSLQSDHSMDRPVKFQERTQEIRLRPDMATSPAPSCTSLQSDHSMDRPVKFKERTQDIRLRRDKSTSPAPSCTSLQSDHSMDQPVKFQERTQEIRLRRDKSTSPAPSCTSLQSDHSMDRPVKFQERTQDIRLRPDMATSPAPSCTSLQSDHSMDRPVKFQERTQDIRLRPHVTTSPALSCTSLQSDHSMDRPVKFKERTQDIRLRRDKSTSPALSCTSLQSDHSMDRPVKFQERTQEIRLRPDMATSPAPSCTSLQSDHSMDRPVKFQERTQEIRLRPDMATSPAPSCTSLQSDHSMDRPAKTRYGNISSPFLHISTK